From Streptomyces sp. TLI_053, a single genomic window includes:
- a CDS encoding NmrA family NAD(P)-binding protein produces MITIMGASGATGGATLRSLTALDVPVRALSRDPDRLLAGLDPHTRGLVEVAAADAGDPASMRAALKGTTQLFLTMENGPQQVEHELRAVDLAVFLGVRHVVKVSAPAAEPDSPVAVSRGHHLIEQRLRAYDITTTVLRPYAFMQKLLLLAPGIAAAGAIFGALDGARCNYVDCRDIGDVAAAVLTRPDTAGGEIPLTGGRAYSHPELAELLGTLRGRPVQAVNLSPAELHAHLVARAGMPDWLAAHVVEIQRLAVERPESPDDAATRLIGRAPRTLEAFLGEHLDRFR; encoded by the coding sequence ATGATCACCATCATGGGCGCGTCCGGCGCCACCGGCGGCGCCACGCTGCGCAGCCTCACCGCCCTGGACGTCCCGGTCCGCGCCCTGAGCCGGGACCCGGACCGCCTGCTGGCCGGGCTCGACCCGCACACCCGCGGACTGGTCGAGGTGGCGGCCGCCGACGCCGGCGACCCCGCCTCGATGCGCGCCGCCCTCAAGGGCACCACGCAGCTCTTCCTGACCATGGAGAACGGCCCGCAGCAGGTCGAGCACGAGCTGCGCGCCGTGGACCTGGCCGTGTTCCTGGGCGTGCGGCACGTCGTGAAGGTCTCCGCGCCGGCCGCCGAGCCCGACTCCCCGGTCGCCGTCTCCCGCGGCCACCACCTGATCGAGCAGCGGCTGCGGGCCTACGACATCACCACGACGGTGCTCCGGCCGTACGCGTTCATGCAGAAGCTGCTGCTGCTCGCGCCCGGGATCGCCGCCGCCGGGGCGATCTTCGGCGCGCTGGACGGCGCCCGGTGCAACTACGTCGACTGCCGCGACATCGGCGACGTCGCCGCCGCGGTACTGACCAGGCCCGACACGGCCGGCGGCGAGATCCCGCTGACCGGCGGCCGGGCGTACAGCCACCCGGAGCTGGCCGAGCTGCTGGGCACGCTGCGTGGCCGGCCGGTGCAGGCGGTGAACCTCTCGCCCGCCGAACTGCACGCCCACCTGGTCGCCCGGGCCGGGATGCCGGACTGGCTGGCCGCCCACGTGGTCGAGATCCAGCGGCTCGCCGTGGAGCGCCCGGAATCCCCCGACGACGCCGCCACCCGGCTGATCGGACGCGCCCCCCGTACCCTGGAAGCATTCCTCGGGGAGCACCTCGACCGGTTCCGCTGA